The following nucleotide sequence is from Acaryochloris thomasi RCC1774.
GCTGCTTTAAGCGAGAGCCGGGTGACCGCGGTGCAAACCCACGGCAAAGCAATGCTGACGCGCTTCAGCAATGGCCTCAGTATCTATAGCCATAATCAGCTCTACGGCAAGTGGATGGTGCGTAAGGCTTACAGCTATCCTCAAACAAATCGGCAGCTGCGGCTAGCGATACATTGCGATCGCAAATCAGCCTTACTCTACAGCGCCTCAGATATTGAGATTCTAGATGACGACACCATCCTTGCTCATCCCTTTTTGAGTCGCATTGGTCCCGACGTACTGAGCGATCAACTCAGCATTGAAGATGTAGAGCAGCGGTTTCAAGACCCGACATTCCACCGCCGCCGGTTAACAACTCTATTATTGGATCAACACTTCTTTGCGGGGTTAGGCAACTATCTCCGCAGTGAAATCTTGTTTGTCGCTCGGGTTCACCCACAACTGCGCCCTATAGACTGTACCTCTAGCCAAATCCACAACCTATCTGCAGCCGTCCTTTCCGTCACCCAGCAGTCCTACCAAACCGGTGGCATTA
It contains:
- the nei gene encoding endonuclease VIII is translated as MPEGPEIRRAADRIAAAVVQQPLQEVWFAFAHLQSYGAALSESRVTAVQTHGKAMLTRFSNGLSIYSHNQLYGKWMVRKAYSYPQTNRQLRLAIHCDRKSALLYSASDIEILDDDTILAHPFLSRIGPDVLSDQLSIEDVEQRFQDPTFHRRRLTTLLLDQHFFAGLGNYLRSEILFVARVHPQLRPIDCTSSQIHNLSAAVLSVTQQSYQTGGITNNIKQAEQLKASGMARRHYRHWVFSRARQPCFICQTPVIKELSSGRRYYYCPQCQQK